From a region of the Helianthus annuus cultivar XRQ/B chromosome 5, HanXRQr2.0-SUNRISE, whole genome shotgun sequence genome:
- the LOC110943790 gene encoding uncharacterized protein LOC110943790 — protein sequence MEAYVDDLVIQSKTKGGMLNDIQETFRNLRKINMKLNPSKCSFGFEEGKFLGHIVGKQNIKANPNTVKAILETKYPQSKKDVERLRGKLAALKRFTSKLAERSLPFFKTLQGCTNKKHFRCTEEAEEAFNQMKRHLAPLPDIVAPTMGELISVYLRLWRYFQAHPIQVVTDQPIKSVLERPETSGRLAKWSIELGEHKITYVPRKAVKAQVLADFIVEIPNKKTTEVNTTTTEQSDPEAWKLFTDGASSLEGLGAGFVLINPESLEFTYALRFEFQATNNKAEYEALIAGLKLAKKMEVQKLQIFTDSLLVSNQVNDNYVAKEPSMKKYREKAKELMGTFQSCTIKQIPRSQNKKK from the exons ATGGAGGCCTATGTGGATGATCTGGTAATCCAAAGCAAGACTAAAGGGGGGATGCTAAATGATATACAAGAAACCTTTCGGAACCTAAGAAAAAtaaacatgaagcttaatcccaGCAAGTGTTCTTTCGGGTTCGAGGAAGGAAAATTCTTGGGACACATTGTTGGAAAGCAAAACATAAAGGCCAACCCTAACACGGTTAAAGCCATCTTAGAGACAAAGTATCCTCAGAGCAAGAAAGATGTTGAAAGATTGAGAGGCAAACTTGCCGCTCTGAAGCGTTTTACGTCCAAGCTAGCAGAGAGGTCTCTACCCTTCTTCAAAACCCTCCAAGGGTGCACGAACAAGAAACACTTTCGTTGCACAGAAGAGGCCGAAGAAGCTTTCAACCAGATGAAACGACACCTAGCTCCGTTACCAGACATTGTTGCCCCCACAATGGGAGAATTGATCTCTGTTTACTT AAGGCTTTGGAGGTACTTCCAAGCACACCCAATACAGGTGGTCACAGACCAACCAATTAAAAGTGTGCTTGAAAGACCAGAGACCTCCGGAAGATTAGCCAAATGGTCCATAGAACTGGGTGAGCATAAAATCACTTATGTTCCAAGAAAAGCTGTAAAAGCCCAAGTCTTGGCAGATTTCATCGTAGAAATTCCAAATAAAAAAACAACGGAGGTTAATACTACTACAACTGAACAATCTGACCCCgaagcctggaagctttttaccgatGGAGCTTCCAGCCTTGAAGGGTTAGGAGCCGGTTTCGTATTAATCAACCCAGAAAGCTTAGAGTTCACATACGCTCTACGGTTTGAATTTCAGGCAACCAACAATAAAGCTGAATACGAAGCTCTCATTGCTGGACTAAAGCTTGCCAAAAAGATGGAAGTTCAAAAACTTCAAATCTTTACAGATTCTTTGCTTGTCTCGAATCAGGTCAATGACAACTATGTGGCTAAGGAACCAAGCATGAAGAAGTACAGGGAAAAAGCAAAGGAACTTATGGGCACATTCCAATCGTGTACCATCAAGCAAATACCAAGGtcccaaaacaaaaaaaaatga